A portion of the Corticium candelabrum chromosome 5, ooCorCand1.1, whole genome shotgun sequence genome contains these proteins:
- the LOC134179536 gene encoding MORC family CW-type zinc finger protein 3-like isoform X1, producing the protein MAVALCHENGIRQSQLSPKYLESNSTSHNWPFSAVAELIDNAYDPDVKARVLNIELKRHGEFERFCFTFTDDGKGMDADGLHRMLSFGFCDKDVFLDDKHKPIGHYGNGFKSGSMRLGKDALVFTMHKDTMSVGFLSQSYLAAINAETILVPIVSWTRSSDTVIPTVDAENSLTAIKTYSLFHSEAELLSQFKQHFKKSGTGTHIIIYNLRQTIDGHLEFDLATDITDIMIPDDAHHSSAKGKYKKQDREDWHPAMDYSLRAYCSILYLKPSMKIYLRGKKVQTQAIAKSLTHTEVDVYRPRELNKRVKIVFGFSPKRHHYGVMMYHHNRLIKGYVRVGNQVKNNGRGVGVVGVIECNFLHPTHNKQDFEYNVAYRACLVALGAKLNEYWFEKKNLVSSRNSENQAADSSVDVDSPVDIVGPDQTWVQCDYPDCLKWRKLPLGTDPDSLPEKWFCDLNPDLNFRSCGVPEEEEDVNDEFVQAYDKKEKRKMQKERLLLDVREADVIKQEKPEQTSKLKQTYAAELTVRARQDVIRNVVDVRRAQQQQFVPVSTMESPLLVQMRTNNQAIPVLQSSSINSLPIQSPASCILVNTLPTTSPTHLTRGTSSQQGSDNGQNYMMLLQLAESVSPTHIAATSVSGTNSRKRKRSETIFLPPHSSQSICTGSLSTGPHNSKVPAPENNVLNSTSPREETETTCLDKDDDDDDDDVIILDDKCPVTSRNRSSEDKKHPFSLPQALKNYLSSEKRQLAVEFYKQSPAEIFNSLVDTAAELERLRSNVTKLLKNVASDLFSSEVTNLPVDELLQSVVDNLE; encoded by the exons ACAATGCTTACGACCCTGATGTAAAAGCACGTGTATTGAATATTGAACTGAAACGGCATGGTGAATTTGAAAGGTTTTGCTTCACCTTTACTGATGATGGAAAAGGAATGGATGCAGACGGACTGCACAGGATGCTCAG TTTTGGATTTTGTGACAAG GATGTGTTTTTGGATGATAAACACAAGCCCATTGGACACTATGGGAATGGTTTCAAGTCCGGCAGCATGCGCCTAGGGAAAGATGCACTTGTGTTTACAATGCACAAAGACACAATGAGTGTTGGTTTTCTATCACAGTCTTACTTGGCGGCTATAAATGCTGAGACCATTCTAGTTCCGATAGTGTCATGGACGAGGTCAAGCGACA CTGTGATTCCAACTGTTGATGCCGAGAATAGTCTAACAGCAATCAAGACGTACTCTCTTTTTCACTCAGAAGCAGAACTACTAAGCCAGTTCAAGCAGCACTTCAAGAAGAGTGGAACAGGGACACACATAATCATCTACAACTTGCGACAAACTATAGATGGACACTTAGAATTTGACTTGGCCACAGACATCACAGATATCATGATTCCAGATGATGCACACCACAGCTCAGCGAAAGGTAAATACAAGAAGCAGGATCGTGAAGACTGGCATCCAGCTATGGACTACTCATTACGG GCATACTGTAGCATTCTGTATCTGAAGCCAAGCATGAAAATTTATCTAAGAGGGAAGAAAGTTCAAACTCAAGCGATCGCTAAGAGTCTAACACATACTGAGGTTGATGTTTATCGACCAAGAGAGTTGAAC aaacgtgTGAAGATTGTGTTTGGATTCAGTCCAAAGCGTCATCATTATGGTGTCATGATGTATCACCATAACCGGCTCATAAAAGGCTATGTGAGGGTTGGAAATCAAGTGAAG aacAATGGGCGTGGTGTCGGTGTTGTTGGTGTTATCGAATGCAACTTTCTTCAtccaacacacaacaaacaagattttGAATATAATGTGGCATATCG GGCTTGTCTTGTTGCACTTGGAGCCAAGCTGAATGAGTATTG GTTTGAGAAAAAGAATTTAGTCTCGTCACGAAATTCAGAGAATCAAGCAGCCGATTCATCTGTTGATGTAGATTCACCAGTGGACATTGT AGGTCCAGATCAGACATGGGTTCAGTGTGATTATCCCGATTGTCTAAAATGGCGGAAACTACCCCTTGGAACTGATCCAGACAGCTTACCAGAAAAGTGGTTTTGCGATTTGAATCCAGATCTTAATTTTCGGTCATGCGGTGTTCCagaggaagaggaggatgTCAATGATGAGTTTGTGCAGGCCTATGACAAAAAGGAAAAGAGAAAGATGCAAAA gGAACGGTTGTTGTTGGATGTTAGGGAAGCTGACGTG ATCAAGCAAGAGAAGCCTGAACAAACTTCAAA GTTGAAGCAAACTTATGCAGCAGAACTAACAGTCAGAGCTCGTCAAGATGTCATTAGAAATGTCGTAGATGTGAGACGTGCACAGCAACAGCAGTTTGTTCCAGTCAGTACAATG GAATCGCCACTGTTAGTGCAAATGAGAACAAATAACCAAGCTATTCCAGTGTTGCAGTCTTCATCCATTAATAGTTTGCCAATCCAGTCACCTGCCAGTTGCATTTTAGTTAACACATTGCCAACTACATCTCCCACTCACCTCACACGTGGCA CATCTTCACAACAAGGCAGTGATAATGGACAAAATTATATGATGTTGCTACAACTGGCAGAATCAGTTTCCCCCACTCACATTGCTGCAACAAGTGTCAG TGGGACTAACAGCAGAAAGAGAAAGCGGTCTGAGACAATTTTTCTACCTCCTCATTCATCACAATCTATTTGTACAGGATCTCTTAGTACAGGACCTCATAATAGTAAGGTCCCTGCGCCAGAAAACAATGTTTTGAATTCAACATCTCCTAGGGAGGAGACTGAAACTACATGTCTAGAcaaagatgatgatgatgatgatgatgatgtaatTATACTTGATGATAAGTGTCCAGTAACTAGCAGAAATAGAAGCTCAGAGGACAAGAAACACCCATTTAGTTTACCCCAAGCTCTTAAAAACTATTTGTCATCTGAAAAGCGTCAACTTGCTGTTGAGTTCTACAAGCAAAGTCCTGCTGAAATATTTAACTCATTGGTGGATACCGCTGCTGAGTTGGAACGACTGAGAAGTAATGTTACAAAGTTGCTTAAAAACGTGGCTTCGGATCTCTTTTCTAGTGAAGTCACTAACTTGCCTGTGGATGAGTTACTGCAGTCAGTTGTTGACAATCTTGAGTAG
- the LOC134179536 gene encoding MORC family CW-type zinc finger protein 3-like isoform X2 has product MDADGLHRMLSFGFCDKDVFLDDKHKPIGHYGNGFKSGSMRLGKDALVFTMHKDTMSVGFLSQSYLAAINAETILVPIVSWTRSSDTVIPTVDAENSLTAIKTYSLFHSEAELLSQFKQHFKKSGTGTHIIIYNLRQTIDGHLEFDLATDITDIMIPDDAHHSSAKGKYKKQDREDWHPAMDYSLRAYCSILYLKPSMKIYLRGKKVQTQAIAKSLTHTEVDVYRPRELNKRVKIVFGFSPKRHHYGVMMYHHNRLIKGYVRVGNQVKNNGRGVGVVGVIECNFLHPTHNKQDFEYNVAYRACLVALGAKLNEYWFEKKNLVSSRNSENQAADSSVDVDSPVDIVGPDQTWVQCDYPDCLKWRKLPLGTDPDSLPEKWFCDLNPDLNFRSCGVPEEEEDVNDEFVQAYDKKEKRKMQKERLLLDVREADVIKQEKPEQTSKLKQTYAAELTVRARQDVIRNVVDVRRAQQQQFVPVSTMESPLLVQMRTNNQAIPVLQSSSINSLPIQSPASCILVNTLPTTSPTHLTRGTSSQQGSDNGQNYMMLLQLAESVSPTHIAATSVSGTNSRKRKRSETIFLPPHSSQSICTGSLSTGPHNSKVPAPENNVLNSTSPREETETTCLDKDDDDDDDDVIILDDKCPVTSRNRSSEDKKHPFSLPQALKNYLSSEKRQLAVEFYKQSPAEIFNSLVDTAAELERLRSNVTKLLKNVASDLFSSEVTNLPVDELLQSVVDNLE; this is encoded by the exons ATGGATGCAGACGGACTGCACAGGATGCTCAG TTTTGGATTTTGTGACAAG GATGTGTTTTTGGATGATAAACACAAGCCCATTGGACACTATGGGAATGGTTTCAAGTCCGGCAGCATGCGCCTAGGGAAAGATGCACTTGTGTTTACAATGCACAAAGACACAATGAGTGTTGGTTTTCTATCACAGTCTTACTTGGCGGCTATAAATGCTGAGACCATTCTAGTTCCGATAGTGTCATGGACGAGGTCAAGCGACA CTGTGATTCCAACTGTTGATGCCGAGAATAGTCTAACAGCAATCAAGACGTACTCTCTTTTTCACTCAGAAGCAGAACTACTAAGCCAGTTCAAGCAGCACTTCAAGAAGAGTGGAACAGGGACACACATAATCATCTACAACTTGCGACAAACTATAGATGGACACTTAGAATTTGACTTGGCCACAGACATCACAGATATCATGATTCCAGATGATGCACACCACAGCTCAGCGAAAGGTAAATACAAGAAGCAGGATCGTGAAGACTGGCATCCAGCTATGGACTACTCATTACGG GCATACTGTAGCATTCTGTATCTGAAGCCAAGCATGAAAATTTATCTAAGAGGGAAGAAAGTTCAAACTCAAGCGATCGCTAAGAGTCTAACACATACTGAGGTTGATGTTTATCGACCAAGAGAGTTGAAC aaacgtgTGAAGATTGTGTTTGGATTCAGTCCAAAGCGTCATCATTATGGTGTCATGATGTATCACCATAACCGGCTCATAAAAGGCTATGTGAGGGTTGGAAATCAAGTGAAG aacAATGGGCGTGGTGTCGGTGTTGTTGGTGTTATCGAATGCAACTTTCTTCAtccaacacacaacaaacaagattttGAATATAATGTGGCATATCG GGCTTGTCTTGTTGCACTTGGAGCCAAGCTGAATGAGTATTG GTTTGAGAAAAAGAATTTAGTCTCGTCACGAAATTCAGAGAATCAAGCAGCCGATTCATCTGTTGATGTAGATTCACCAGTGGACATTGT AGGTCCAGATCAGACATGGGTTCAGTGTGATTATCCCGATTGTCTAAAATGGCGGAAACTACCCCTTGGAACTGATCCAGACAGCTTACCAGAAAAGTGGTTTTGCGATTTGAATCCAGATCTTAATTTTCGGTCATGCGGTGTTCCagaggaagaggaggatgTCAATGATGAGTTTGTGCAGGCCTATGACAAAAAGGAAAAGAGAAAGATGCAAAA gGAACGGTTGTTGTTGGATGTTAGGGAAGCTGACGTG ATCAAGCAAGAGAAGCCTGAACAAACTTCAAA GTTGAAGCAAACTTATGCAGCAGAACTAACAGTCAGAGCTCGTCAAGATGTCATTAGAAATGTCGTAGATGTGAGACGTGCACAGCAACAGCAGTTTGTTCCAGTCAGTACAATG GAATCGCCACTGTTAGTGCAAATGAGAACAAATAACCAAGCTATTCCAGTGTTGCAGTCTTCATCCATTAATAGTTTGCCAATCCAGTCACCTGCCAGTTGCATTTTAGTTAACACATTGCCAACTACATCTCCCACTCACCTCACACGTGGCA CATCTTCACAACAAGGCAGTGATAATGGACAAAATTATATGATGTTGCTACAACTGGCAGAATCAGTTTCCCCCACTCACATTGCTGCAACAAGTGTCAG TGGGACTAACAGCAGAAAGAGAAAGCGGTCTGAGACAATTTTTCTACCTCCTCATTCATCACAATCTATTTGTACAGGATCTCTTAGTACAGGACCTCATAATAGTAAGGTCCCTGCGCCAGAAAACAATGTTTTGAATTCAACATCTCCTAGGGAGGAGACTGAAACTACATGTCTAGAcaaagatgatgatgatgatgatgatgatgtaatTATACTTGATGATAAGTGTCCAGTAACTAGCAGAAATAGAAGCTCAGAGGACAAGAAACACCCATTTAGTTTACCCCAAGCTCTTAAAAACTATTTGTCATCTGAAAAGCGTCAACTTGCTGTTGAGTTCTACAAGCAAAGTCCTGCTGAAATATTTAACTCATTGGTGGATACCGCTGCTGAGTTGGAACGACTGAGAAGTAATGTTACAAAGTTGCTTAAAAACGTGGCTTCGGATCTCTTTTCTAGTGAAGTCACTAACTTGCCTGTGGATGAGTTACTGCAGTCAGTTGTTGACAATCTTGAGTAG